In Quercus robur chromosome 10, dhQueRobu3.1, whole genome shotgun sequence, a genomic segment contains:
- the LOC126704452 gene encoding mogroside IE synthase-like isoform X5, whose translation MERKTHILVIPYPVQGHINPMLQFSKRLATKGARVTLVTTNTIRNSMQALQGSSSVNIEIISDGSEGDETVESLIATMDRFKDKVSQSLAEYIEKLNSSNYPPKLIVYDCALPWALDVAKKYGLDGAPFFTQSCAVIVIYYHLKQGTIRLPIEGPTVSLPSLPKLTINDISSFLSNPSSYPALLNLALDLFSNFLEAKWLFFSSFMDLELEVVNWMASQQWPIKTIGPTIPSMYLDKRLDDDKEYGLHLFKPDVDACIKWLDTKETHSVVYTSFGSLASLGEEQMQELTWGLKNSNCYFLWIVRETEQKKLPTNFLQETAGKGLVVSWCPQLEVLAHKAIGCFMTHCGWNSTLEALSLGVPMVAMPQWTDQLTNAKFIVDVWKVGVRIKLDERGIATKEEIELCIREVIGGERGKEMRGNSIRWKELAKEAMNEGGSSDKNIEDFVTKLVCS comes from the exons GTCACATAAATCCTATGCTCCAATTCTCCAAGCGCTTAGCCACAAAGGGTGCTAGAGTGACTTTGGTCACTACCAACACCATTAGAAACTCCATGCAAGCCTTGCAAGGTTCTAGCTCTGTCAACATTGAGATAATCTCTGATGGCTCTGAGGGAGACGAAACCGTAGAAAGCTTAATAGCAACTATGGATCGTTTCAAAGATAAAGTTTCACAAAGCTTAGCAGAGTATATTGAGAAACTAAACAGCTCCAATTACCCACCAAAGCTTATTGTGTATGACTGTGCTCTACCATGGGCTCTAGACGTGGCTAAGAAATATGGCCTTGATGGAGCTCCATTTTTCACTCAGTCTTGTGCAGTAATTGTCATCTATTATCACTTGAAGCAAGGAACAATAAGGTTGCCCATAGAAGGGCCAACAGTATCACTACCCTCGTTGCCAAAACTAACAATCAATGATATATCTTCATTCCTTTCTAATCCAAGCTCGTACCCAGCTCTACTAAACCTTGCACTGGATCTATTTTCCAACTTCCTAGAAGCGAAGTGGCTCTTTTTCAGCTCTTTCATGGACCTGGAACTCGAG GTTGTGAATTGGATGGCAAGCCAGCAATGGCCTATAAAAACAATTGGACCAACTATTCCATCGATGTACTTAGACAAGAGGTTGGATGATGACAAAGAGTATGGCCTTCATTTATTCAAGCCTGATGTGGATGCTTGTATAAAGTGGCTAGACACAAAGGAAACTCACTCAGTTGTTTACACATCGTTTGGAAGCTTAGCATCCTTGGGAGAAGAGCAGATGCAAGAGCTAACATGGGGCCTAAAGAATAGCAATTGCTACTTCTTGTGGATTGTTAGAGAAACCGAACAAAAAAAGCTTCCCACTAATTTTCTACAAGAAACAGCGGGGAAGGGACTTGTTGTGAGTTGGTGCCCTCAGTTAGAAGTATTGGCTCATAAGGCCATTGGGTGCTTCATGACTCATTGTGGATGGAACTCGACTCTTGAGGCATTAAGCTTGGGGGTGCCAATGGTTGCAATGCCACAATGGACGGATCAATTGACTAATGCAAAGTTCATTGTGGATGTGTGGAAGGTAGGGGTTAGAATTAAATTGGATGAAAGGGGCATAGCTACCAAAGAAGAAATAGAGTTGTGTATAAGAGAAGTGATAGGAGGAGAACGAGGGAAAGAGATGAGAGGGAATTCAATAAGATGGAAAGAACTGGCTAAAGAGGCAATGAATGAAGGTGGAAGTTCAGATAAAAACATAGAGGACTTTGTGACAAAACTTGTTTGCTCGTAA
- the LOC126703733 gene encoding uncharacterized protein LOC126703733 — protein sequence MQEGETLKAYSDRYWEMYNEIEGNYDDVAISTFKRGLPTEHGLRKSLDGKPVTSVRQLMDRIDKYKRVKEDQQTGKGKAKVVPQERRDFRSDCFNNSNRPRRDYSGQSGSTGAQAVHAVFQEPLHKILEKAKNEPFFQWPSRMSGDPLKRNQNLYCAYHQEPGHNTDDCRNLKNLLDQLIREGKLRHLLHHPAGWQEQSNMETRQSTLRPPLSIINVILAAPRRTGSNPFRVMSVGRLPAEAGYRKSKRAKGMVTPLIGFLDEDKLGTLQPHDDALVVTLRIGGYNVKRVLVDQGSAVEVMYPDLYKGLKLKPEDLTAYDSPLDAYEAPGVDPNFICHHLHVSSTITPKKQPPQRPLKEHADAVREEVTKLKKAGAIKEVFYPE from the exons ATGCAAGAGGGAGAGACACTGAAGGCCTATTCAGACAGGTACTGGGAAATGTACAATGAGATAGAGGGAAattacgatgacgtcgccattagCACATTCAAGAGGGgcctgccgacagagcatggtTTAAGGAAGTCTCTGGATGGGAAGCCGGTCACTAGTgtgcgccaactcatggacagaattgacaagtacaaaagggtcaAGGAAGACCAACAAACGGGGAAGGGcaaagcgaaggttgtccctcaggagaggagggacttcaggtcggactgCTTTAACAACAGTAATAGGCCAAGAAGGGATTACTCGGGGCAGTCTGGATCCACTGGGGCACAAGCAGTCCATGCTGTGTTCCAAGAACCATTACATAAGATTCTAGAGAAGGCGAAGAACGAACCATTCTTCCAATGGCCAAGCCGGATGTCAGGTGACCCCTTGAAACGTAACCAGAATTTGTATTGCGCATATCACCAAGAGCCGGGCCACAACACCGATGATTGTAGGAATCTGAAAAACCTCTTGGACCAGCTTATCCGAGAGGGGAAGCTGAGACATCTATTGCATCACCCTGCTGGATGGCAGGAGCAGTCAAACATGGAAACCAGGCAAAGTACATTGAGGCCACCCCTTAGCATAATAAATGTAATTCTCGCTGCACCAAGAAGGACCGGCTCCAATCCTTTCAGAGTAATGTCGGTGGGTAGGCTCCCGGCTGAAGCTGGCTACAGGAAATCCAAGAGGGCTAAAGGGATGGTGACGCCCTTAATCGGATTCTTGGATGAGGATAAATTAGGAACCCTTCAACCCCATGATGATGCCCTGGTCGTCACGCTTAGAATTGGAGGATACAATGTGAAGAGGGTGCTAGTTGACCAAGGCAGCGCCGTGGAAGTAATGTATCCTGACTTGTATAAGGGATTGAAGTTGAAGCCAGAAGACCTGACGGCATACGACTCCCCTTTG GACGCCTACGAGGCCCCTGGGGTTGACCCAAATTTCATTTGCCATCATCTTCATGTTAGCTCGACCATAACGCCTAAGAAGCAGCCTCCTCAGCGACCGTTGAAAGAGCATGCAGACGCCGTGAGAGAGGAGGtcacaaaattgaagaaagcagGAGCTATCAAGGAGGTGTTCTACCCCGAATAG